A region from the Hydra vulgaris chromosome 10, alternate assembly HydraT2T_AEP genome encodes:
- the LOC100198550 gene encoding tetratricopeptide repeat protein 28 isoform X6 — protein MQRHVESTANKRKISQQNMKGFVFGVNSTGYYRRAVALSRMGRYTESLASYASALAHDCKSSQLLKALIDAALRSPLQGILEPLFKQIESIDKNEKAFAVVALIGQEIISSMDIMSAIVVLESALHIGTEDLHLKASVYSALSSSYWNIDNIKNGLHYMHQELLIYEMLNDLTGMCRVHGNLGSAYYAQEQYHEAKQHYYIQFEMSQTLQDYHVSCGALTSLGRVLIALKDYAGSIDCHKKCASLFKKINLHLEEIGELSNVANIYSFLGEFLTAEHFLLECLKVSQVLEQTEEKCKVLNRLGTLYQNMHNIDEAVKVFQEMLQISQDAKSYDLVCQSLSCLGHTYRMQKNLKLAESIHELQLQKAEELGSFILESRALTDLGVTYFHMSKFEMALKSHKAHLKLCEKFNDKEGKVKAYGNIGNVYQMIQEYEKAIKYHKMGITCALELNDRYSEASLHGNLGVAYQSLNMMNEAKKHYEIHLTVAKEMNYLRSECVAESNLGNFSSVLGRLHEALPHYENHLLLAKKLDDKLEVCKAMQNLAHIYYRLNRFTESIKCYEESLSLANELDAYELIGLAYYNLGLVYLADNDFEKAVRCQKLLLASAQEKKNVFSICKAYGNLGLIYMKMGKHSDAKDYFKEQICAAEKSSIETLKCDCYRDFAVALASEKLYKDACEQYEKEIALRRKLNNEKLFESILSFASFLETIKEFDYAYKCYSELFQATKLQKDIKNCKKVCHLMGNLSIKMKKFKKAISFFILELKCTEIYRVEITDIINIHRLLSECYDNLNDFENAAYYLLECQTIAVFMKNYSIENEISKCLRQLCEKYNDYKSALMYSEKRIISSQELTDFDKCDAYKDIAASHLLLKNYDSSFFYYNQLLSLAKEFNISQFEYDAYTGLGLAYAQVLNFMESLKYYLCAEECSEKLSKPYIKAECLVNIGDCYQYSSDNQHALEYYKKALEICQQNDFKTIKVTIFGRIGKTFHLLGNSKKAISYLCMAVSVCEQLQEPAEFIKCFYRLGLKFFFENDIESSSKCFQKVIDFIEENKLKTDLLLKEINFIKASYEMLQKVYVTKKEYLQAMFVAEKGNIFNRKLLISKSGIKICVNIPLFSKFVHSLKTVTHTTCLYSIVIGKLYCWIIKRNEGFVKFWEKSVDETNLDSTFFLSDLDNFVTCISGKTLKTLNDLVFSARRSFNVDGDLCIHAKVDNGLPNIELLDNKINQNKPNEFAKSKLEDFDVDCQLSTANNCLYLLFFSQVVSFLDAFEKIYTEKYDMILVLPCEITLVPFYVFKDDSKRSFLYEHFNFFFSTDIFSLLENSNNKSIPLSQEENFIIFGEKVCNNETRNINKVLKHSTLITSNSSKEEILEQISSSTISHIALNVMWHTPGICFPYIDNIVEHNCIDLQILDLDDNRPVSTPNIIISVKDIICKTKLHSKLVVFGVNIFNDSICVDGMQSLVSSFLINGCETVLTSQWPISKGASSYFFSRFYEQFSQRVPVYNAFNNAIKEMQASNDYNSPSNWAGLVIYGKNCQLTKKACNFTKAFNKFLEVPNRDSLKIILHLVETAQKRLAQDLRTSLYITEESIQVKLLPTNVNWKPILVSLGFRFEKAHDNIPDAVFFPEYEYTNLLAKASKTLYGFLGLNRNGLLAISRLRSSPTAVLHLQKIVSFLQDVIHYFNQEMSDVQVSFPSHLWRLPGCHEFLSSLDFDLVGVEKTEVKLQSGKKEGKKTLQCAVQSLNNLLDNNEDDALTNRMYDLKLISQTQNLNNSVRKSSLSSELDCFNVVTGGNAKRLKMKTSIDGFEKRFSQIDVSDMTLCEQEVEHWQKTFYFDNEDITDIEPDIIEQEDIDAFIDNLKSTDLANDALCNSDTCEKKTNSFRKKSFFSRSYLISSSKTMDRIDSIKTMDRINNIKTIDRINSIKTMDRINSIKAMDRIDNIKDDQEKAAQKSKEEFIKCVKQKKPPDEWRRLRLDSDYFNNNANIKTINVRDSFCVHRGFYCRRISDFSTSSSRNSYDSSLSAKSHNEEGVRKKKKLFNLLKKAKSIGNMADEPDNSRYTYDSDEKITKKLNKVKKKKHFPLQTF, from the exons atgcAAAGACACGTAGAATCTACCGcaaataaacgaaaaatatcgcAGCAAAACATGAAAGGCTTTGTATTTGGAGTAAACAGCACA GGGTACTATCGACGGGCAGTTGCTCTCAGTCGAATGGGAAGATATACAGAGTCGCTAGCTTCTTATGCATCAGCACTGGCACATGATTGCAAAAGTAGTCAATTACTGAAGGCTTTAATAGATGCTGCATTAAGATCACCTTTGCAAG GGATATTAGAGCCTTTATTTAAGCAAATTGAATctattgataaaaatgaaaaggcATTTGCTGTTGTTGCTCTAATTGGCCAAGAGATCATTTCCAGTATGGATATTATGTCAGCTATTGTAGTCCTTGAAAGTGCATTACATATTGGAACAGAAGACCTGCATTTAAAAGCATCTGTATACTCAGCGTTAAGTAGTTCGTATTGGAATATTGACAACATAAAAAATGGACTGCATTATATGCACCAAGAACTATTGATATATGAGATGCTGAATGATCTAACTGGTATGTGCAGGGTTCATGGAAATTTAGGCAGTGCTTATTATGCCCAAGAGCAGTATCACGAGGCAAAACAACACTATTACATCCAATTTGAGATGTCTCAAACTTTACAAGACTATCATGTTTCATGTGGAGCATTAACTTCTCTTGGCCgtgttttaattgctttaaaagattatgCTGGGTCAATTGACTGTCACAAAAAATGTgcttcactttttaaaaaaataaacttacactTAGAAGAAATTGGAGAGCTTAGTAATGTtgcaaatatatattcatttttggGTGAATTTTTAACAGCAGAACATTTTTTGTTAGAATGTTTGAAAGTTTCTCAGGTTCTTGAACAAACAGaagaaaaatgtaaagttttaaataggctTGGTACATTATATCAGAACATGCACAATATTGATGAAGCTGTAAAGGTATTTCAAGAAATGTTACAAATTTCTCAAGATGCTAAAAGTTATGATCTTGTATGTCAATCATTGTCTTGTCTCGGTCATACTTACAGAATGCAAAAGAACTTAAAGTTGGCTGAAAGTATTCACGAGCTTCAACTTCAAAAAGCTGAAGAGCTAGGATCTTTTATTTTAGAGAGTAGAGCTCTTACAGATCTTGGGGTTACATATTTTCATATGAGTAAGTTTGAAATGGCTTTAAAGTCTCATAAAGctcatttaaaattatgtgaAAAGTTCAATGACAAAGAAGGAAAAGTTAAAGCCTATGGAAACATTGGTAATGTGTATCAAATGATTCAAGAGTatgaaaaagcaataaaatatcataagaTGGGCATTACATGTGCATTAGAACTCAATGATAGATATTCTGAGGCATCCTTACATGGTAACCTTGGAGTGGCTTATCAGTCTTTAAACATGATGAATgaagcaaaaaaacattatgaAATTCATTTAACAGTTGCAAAAGAAATGAATTATTTGAGATCAGAATGTGTTGCTGAAAGTAACTTgg gTAATTTCTCAAGTGTTTTAGGAAGATTGCATGAAGCTCTGCCTCATTATGAAAACCATCTTTTGCTTGCTAAAAAGTTAGATGACAAACTTGAGGTCTGCAAAGCTATGCAAAATCTGGCTCATATTTATTATAGATTAAATAGATTTACTGAGTCTATAAAGTGCTATGAAGAATCTTTATCCTTAGCAAATGAGTTGGATGCATATGAATTGATTGGATTAGCATATTACAACTTGGGATTAGTCTACTTGGCTGATAATGACTTTGAAAAAGCAGTTCGCTGTCAAAAACTGCTTCTTGCATCAGCtcaagagaaaaaaaatgtttttagtataTGTAAAGCTTATGGAAACTTAGGCCTAATTTATATGAAAATGGGAAAACACAGTGACGCTAAAGATTATTTCAAAGAGCAAATTTGTGCAGCAGAAAAGTCTTCAATAGAGACATTAAAATGTGATTGTTATAGAGACTTTGCTGTTGCTCTGGCTTCTGAGAAGCTTTACAAAGATGCTTGTGAacaatatgaaaaagaaatagcATTGCGccgaaaattaaataatgaaaaactgTTTGAATCAATACTTTCATTTGCatcatttttagaaacaataaaagaatttgATTATGCTTACAAATGTTATAGTGAACTATTCCAAGCAACGAAGCTccaaaaagacataaaaaactgtaaaaaggTATGCCATTTAATGGGGAACTTAAgcataaaaatgaagaaatttaaaaaagctatatCGTTTTTTATATTGGAATTAAAATGCACAGAAATTTATCGTGTGGAAATAACTGACATtattaatattcataggctGTTAAGTGAatgttatgacaatttaaatgactttgaaaatgcagcatattatttattagaatgtCAAACCATTGCTGTTTTCATGAAAAACTATTCAATAGAAAATGAGATAAGCAAATGTCTTCGCCAACTTTGCGAGAAATACAATGACTATAAATCAGCATTGATGTATTCTGAAAAGAGAATAATATCGAGTCAAGAGCTAACTGATTTTGATAAATGTGATGCTTATAAAGATATTGCAGCATCTCACTTGTTATTAAAGAACTAtgattcatcttttttttactataaccAATTACTTTCACTTGCTAAAGAGTTTAACATTTCACAGTTTGAATATGATGCATACACAGGACTTGGATTGGCCTATGCTCAAGTATTGAATTTTATGGAatctttaaaatactatttatgtGCTGAAGAATGCTCAGAGAAGTTAAGCAAACCTTATATAAAAGCAGAATGTTTAGTTAACATTGGAGATTGCTACCAATATAGTAGTGATAATCAACATGCtttagaatattataaaaaggcACTGGAGATTTGTcaacaaaatgattttaaaaccataaaagttACCATTTTTGGCCGCATTGGAAAAACATTTCATTTACTTGGTAattcaaaaaaagcaatttcttaTCTTTGCATGGCAGTATCTGTTTGTGAACAGCTACAAGAGCCTGCTGagttcataaaatgtttttatcgccttggtctaaaatttttttttgaaaatgatattgAATCATCTAGTAAGTGTTTTCAAAAAGTGATTGATTTCATTGAggaaaataaactaaaaacagatttgctattgaaagaaataaattttataaaagcttcTTATGAAATGCTTCAAAAGGTTTATGTTACTAAAAAAGAATACCTGCAAGCGATGTTTGTTGCAgaaaaaggaaatattttcaatcGAAAGCTACTTATAAGTAAGTCAGGTATAAAAATTTGTGTAAACATCCCATTATTCTCTAAGTTTGTTCATTCTTTAAAAACTGTTACACATACTACGTGTCTCTATTCGATTGTAATTGGCAAGTTGTATTGTTGGATAATAAAACGAAATGAAGGGTTTGTGAAATTCTGGGAAAAAAGCGTTGATGAAACTAATCTTgactcaactttttttttatcagatttGGATAATTTTGTTACATGTATTTCAggcaaaacattaaaaactctTAATGACCTTGTTTTTAGTGCACGTAGAAGCTTTAACGTCGATGGAGATTTATGCATCCATGCAAAAGTTGATAATGGTTTACCGAATATTGAACTGctagataataaaattaatcaaaacaaGCCAAATGAGTTTGCAAAATCGAAACTTGAAGATTTTGATGTTGATTGTCAACTTAGCACTgctaataattgtttatatttgctatttttttctcaggttgtttcatttttagacgcttttgaaaaaatttacactGAAAAATATGATATGATTTTGGTGTTGCCATGCGAAATTACACTTGTACCATTCTATGTTTTTAAAGATGACTCAAAAAGGTCATTTTTATATgagcatttcaattttttttttagcacagatatattttcattattggAAAATTCCAACAACAAAAGTATACCTTTATCTcaagaagaaaattttataatattcggagaaaaagtttgtaataatgAAACTAGAAACATTAACAAAGTACTTAAACATTCAACTTTAATTACCAGTAACTCGTCCAAAGAAGAAATACTTGAACAAATATCTTCTAGTACTATAAGTCACATTGCATTAAATGTGATGTGGCATACACCAGGGATTTGTTTTCCTTACATTGACAATATTGTTGAACATAATTGTATTGACCTACAAATATTAGACCTTGATGATAATCGCCCAGTCAGCACTCCTAACATAATTATTTCTGTAAAAGATATCATATGCAAAACTAAGCTCCATTCAAAGCTAGTAGTATTTggagtaaatatttttaatgattctaTTTGTGTTGATGGTATGCAGTCTCTAGTTTCATCATTTCTAATAAATGGATGTGAGACAGTATTAACATCTCAATGGCCTATATCTAAAGGGGCAAGCTCCTATTTTTTTAGTAGGTTTTATGAACAATTCAGTCAAAGGGTTCCAGTTTACAATGCTTTTAACAATGCTATCAAAGAAATGCAAGCCTCTAATGATTATAACAGTCCTTCTAATTGGGCTGGCCTTGtaatatatggaaaaaattgtCAGCTAACCAAAAAAGCATGCAATTTCACTAAAgcatttaacaagtttttagaAGTTCCAAATCGTGATTCGCTAAAGATAATTCTTCATTTG gTTGAAACAGCCCAGAAGCGTCTTGCGCAAGATCTTCGAACGTCTTTATACATAACAGAAGAAAGTATTCAAGTCAAACTTTTGCCAACTAATGTTAACTGGAAGCCTATTTTAGTATCATTAGGATTTCGATTTGAGAAAGCGCATGATAATATTCCAGATGCTGTATTCTTTCCAGAGTATGAATACACAAATCTACTTGCTAAAGCATCCAAAACTTTGTATGGATTTCTTG gtcttAACAGAAATGGCTTGTTAGCAATATCACGATTACGTTCTTCTCCGACTGCAGTTTTGCACCTTCAAAAGATTGTAAGTTTT cTTCAAGATGTCATACATTATTTCAACCAAGAAATGTCTGATGTGCAAGTCTCTTTCCCTTCACATTTGTGGCGCTTACCTGGTTGTCATGAATTTTTATCATCCCTTGATTTTGATTTAGTTGGTGTTGAAAAGACAGAAGTTAAATTGCAATCTGGAAAAAAAGAAGggaaaaaaactttgcaatGTGCAGTGCAAtctttaaacaatcttttag ataataatgAAGATGATGCGTTAACCAATAGAATGTATGACCTAAAGTTAATAAGTCAAACACAGAACTTAAATAATTCTGTTAGAAAATCAAGTTTAAGCAGTGAGCttgattgttttaatgttgtaacTGGTGGCAACGCAAAGCGATTAAAAATGAAGACGTCAATTGATGGGTTTGAAAAGCGATTTTCACAAATTGATGTCAGTGACATGACTTTATGTGAACAAGAAGTTGAACACtggcaaaaaacattttattttgacaatgaAGACATAACTGATATTGAACCAGATATCATTGAACAAGAGGACATTGATGCAtttattgacaatttaaaaagtactgATTTAGCGAATGATGCCTTGTGTAATAGTGACacttgtgaaaaaaaaacaaattcatttcgaaagaaaagttttttctctCGTAGCTATCTTATTTCAAGTAGCAAAACTATGGATAGGATTGACAGCATAAAAACTATGGATAGgattaacaacataaaaactaTAGATAGAATTAACAGTATAAAAACTATGGATAGAATTAACAGCATAAAAGCTATGGATCGGATTGACAATAtaaaag atGATCAAGAAAAGGCTGCACAAAAAAGTAaagaagaatttattaaatgtgttaaaCAAAAGAAACCTCCTGATGAGTGGCGTAGATTGAGGTTGGACAGTGATTACTTTAACAATAATgcaaacattaaaacaattaatgtaCGAGATTCTTTTTGCGTGCATCGTGGTTTTTATTGTCGCCGTATTTCAGatttttcaacatcttcatCAAGAAACTCATACGATTCTTCTTTATCAGCAAAATCACACAACGAGGAAGGTgtcagaaaaaagaaaaaactattcaatttgctaaaaaaagctAAGTCGATTGGAAATATGGCCGATGAACCCGATAATTCTCGTTATACTTACGATTCTGAcgaaaaaattactaaaaaattaaacaaagtaaaaaaaaaaaaacactttccacttcaaacattttaa